A region of the Burkholderia pyrrocinia genome:
GACGCCGAAGGAAAGGTGATCGATCATCTGTTGGCTCCTTGAATTGAAGGGGGACCTCAGTGCAGCAAACCCGCTTATAAGCACCATGCCAGCCGCTTGTAGCGGAGCGCGCCGAGCGTGCTGTCGTAGAACGCGCAGTTGCGGTCGTTGTGGATAACTCCGCGGGAAAGACGATCGATCATCTGTGGCTCCTTGAACTGAAGGGGGGACGTCAGTGCAGCAAACCTTTTTAACCACCATGCTGGTTATGTTAGAAAGCGTCCGGACGCTTGTCAACCGGCATGGTGGTTAGATACGATGGTGTCATGAGCGATACGCAACCTTCCGTCACGATGGACTGCCTGATTCCGGCGCCGCCCGAAACCCTGAGCATCGATTTCGCGAACACGCTGTACTGGCGTGGCAGCGACCCGCCGACGGAAACCTTCGGAACGATGGACGACCTGCTGGCGTGGTGCCGCGAGCAGGCCGGGGTGCCGGCCGGCATGGCCGACCGGTGCCGCGTGCGCGGCGTGGAGGAAGGCGAGCCGGCGATGCTCGCGCGTGCGCTCGCGTTGCGCGAGGCGCTGTATCGGCTCTTTCATGCGCAGGCCGAGCGGCGCGAGCCGCAGCCCGACGATCTCGCGCTGCTCGGCGGTTTTCTGGCGGAAGCGTCGCCGCGCGTCGCGCTGGCGCGCATCGACGGCGGCTATGCGTGGCGGATCGGCGGCGCGGGCGCAACGCTCGCGGGGCTGCTGAGCCCGGTGCTGTGGTCGGCGACCGACCTGCTGGGCGGCGCGCGGCTCGCGAAGGTCAAGCGTTGCGCGAACGACGCATGCCAGTGGTTGTTCATCGACGACAGCAAGAACGGCAGTCGCCGCTGGTGCTCGATGTCGTCGTGCGGCAATCGCGCGAAGGCCTACCGCCACTATCACAAGGCCGACTGACGAGCCTGCCCGGGCGCACGCGCACCGGCGCGTCGCCCCCGAACCTGGCTACTTCGCCGACAACTTCCGCCACAGCGTCGTCTTGCTGATGCCGAGCATCGCGCATGCGCGGTCGCGGTCGCCGCCGCACGCGTCGAGCACCGCGCGGATCTCGTCGGCTTCCGCGCGGCGGCGGCGCGCGTGCAGCGTCTGCGCATCGTCGGCGTCGAGCGCATCGGGCGGCGCCGCGAACAGCTCGGGTGCGATCGCCTGCAGCGCGTCGGGATCGAGCACGGCGCACGCTGCGGCGGGATCGTTTTCATCGGCTTCCTCGGCGAGTTCCACCGCGATGCGCTCGATCACGTTCTGCAGTTCCCGCACGTTGCCGGGCCACCGGTAGCGCGCCAGGGTTGCCTGCGTCGCGCCGAGCACGCGCGCGGCATCGCCGGCGTCGCGCAGGCGCTCGGCGAGGCGCGGCTCGCGCCGCGCGGCCTGCACGAGCAGCGTCGCCGCGAGCGCGGGGATGTCGGCCGCGCGCTCGCGCAGCGGCGGCAGGCCGACGTTCAGGATGTTGAGCCGGTAATAGAGATCCGCGCGGAACGTGCCGGCCTCGACGGCCGCGAGCAGCGGACGATGCGTCGCGGCGATCACGCGCACGTCGATGCGGATCGGCTCGGTCGAGCCGAGGCGGATCACCTCGCGCTCCTGCAGCACGCGCAGCAGCCGGCTCTGCAGCGACGGCGGCATCTCGCCGATCTCGTCGAGAAACAGCGTGCCGCGGTGCGCGGCCTCGAACAGGCCGGTCTTGCCGCCGCGCCGCGCGCCGGTGAACGCGCCTTCCTCATAGCCGAACAGCTCGCTCTCGAGCAGCGCTTCCGGAAACGCGCCGCAATTGACCGCGACGAACGGGTAGCTGCGCCGCGCGGACAGCGCGTGCAGGCTCTGCGCGATCATTTCCTTGCCGGTGCCGCTTTCGCCGAGCACGAGCACGGTCGCGTCGGATTTCGCGTAGCGGCGCACGAGGTCGCGCACGCGCGCCATCGGCGCCGATGCGCCGATCACGTCGTCGAGCGCGTAGCGCGCCGCGAACTGTTGCGTGGTCGGCTGCGAACGCAGCGCACGGTCGAGCCGTTCGACCGCGCGCGATTCCTGGAACGTCAGCACGCTGCCCGACGTGACGCCGCGATCGACGAGCGGCCCGCGATGCACGACATAGCGCACGCCGCGCACGGTCGCGAGCGCGTCGCCGTCCTCGCCGCGCAGCGTGCGCAGCTCGGGCCGCAGGTCGACGAGTGCCCGGCCGACGGCCGCCGCGGGTTCGACCCCGAGCGCGGACGCGAGCCGCTCGTTGATCGCCTCGACGCGGCCGCGCGCGTCGAGCGCGACCACGCCGTCGCGCAGGTGTTGCAGCAGGTTGTCGAGCCGTTGGCGGCGGAACGCCTCGGCATGCGTCGCATACGCGACTTCGAGCGCCGTATCGACGGCCTTGCGTACCGACGCATGCGAATACAGGAACACCGCGCCCATGCCGGCGCTGGCTGCGAGATCGGTGACGAGGCCGGGGCCGACGATCGTCTCGATGCCGCGGTCGCGCAGGTCGTGCACGCAGGCTTCCGCTTCCTGCGCGGACTGATATGACGCAAACTGCACGTCGAGGCCGTACGCGGCGACGAAGCGGCGTACCTCGGGCGGCGTTTCTCCGGCGCTGACGAGCGCGATCCGCGACGCGTCGCGCCGGGCGCGCGCGAGCGCCTGCATCACGTCGAAGCCGGTCGGCGACACGACCACGACCGGCACCTGCGCACGCGTCTTCAGGAAGGCGCCGTTCGAGCCGGCTGCGACGATCACGTCGGGCCGCGCGGCGCCGGCCTCGGCGATCGCGCTGAGCGCATCCTCATACGCGCGCGTCACGATGCGCACGTCGGCGCGTTCGTCGAATTCGCCGGCGATCTCGCGAAAAAGTTCGCGCAGGCGGCTGATGCCCATCGCCCAGATGCGCGGGCGCGCCGCGCGATCGGCCGGGCCGACAGGCTTGGTCGAGGAGAGGTCCATGGCGATCGATTATGCGCGCGGGATTTCATTTTTGAAACACGAAATTGCCGAATTGAAATCGCCGGGCGCTGCAGCGCCCGCGCCGCTTGCTTAAGAATCAGTGGGTTAGCGACGTTTCGCGAGCTGGCCCGGTCCTTGCTGTTATCGGGCATTCCTTCAGGAGGCCGTTCATGAGCAACACGCATCTTCAGAGCGCCGGCGCGAAATTCCG
Encoded here:
- the prpR gene encoding propionate catabolism operon regulatory protein PrpR, with protein sequence MDLSSTKPVGPADRAARPRIWAMGISRLRELFREIAGEFDERADVRIVTRAYEDALSAIAEAGAARPDVIVAAGSNGAFLKTRAQVPVVVVSPTGFDVMQALARARRDASRIALVSAGETPPEVRRFVAAYGLDVQFASYQSAQEAEACVHDLRDRGIETIVGPGLVTDLAASAGMGAVFLYSHASVRKAVDTALEVAYATHAEAFRRQRLDNLLQHLRDGVVALDARGRVEAINERLASALGVEPAAAVGRALVDLRPELRTLRGEDGDALATVRGVRYVVHRGPLVDRGVTSGSVLTFQESRAVERLDRALRSQPTTQQFAARYALDDVIGASAPMARVRDLVRRYAKSDATVLVLGESGTGKEMIAQSLHALSARRSYPFVAVNCGAFPEALLESELFGYEEGAFTGARRGGKTGLFEAAHRGTLFLDEIGEMPPSLQSRLLRVLQEREVIRLGSTEPIRIDVRVIAATHRPLLAAVEAGTFRADLYYRLNILNVGLPPLRERAADIPALAATLLVQAARREPRLAERLRDAGDAARVLGATQATLARYRWPGNVRELQNVIERIAVELAEEADENDPAAACAVLDPDALQAIAPELFAAPPDALDADDAQTLHARRRRAEADEIRAVLDACGGDRDRACAMLGISKTTLWRKLSAK
- a CDS encoding CGNR zinc finger domain-containing protein codes for the protein MVVRYDGVMSDTQPSVTMDCLIPAPPETLSIDFANTLYWRGSDPPTETFGTMDDLLAWCREQAGVPAGMADRCRVRGVEEGEPAMLARALALREALYRLFHAQAERREPQPDDLALLGGFLAEASPRVALARIDGGYAWRIGGAGATLAGLLSPVLWSATDLLGGARLAKVKRCANDACQWLFIDDSKNGSRRWCSMSSCGNRAKAYRHYHKAD